In Saccharomonospora marina XMU15, one genomic interval encodes:
- a CDS encoding PA domain-containing protein → MTSHRPFPRHRTRRALLLAAALLPGLALTGIGTASATHGGSDSRQLDVVGHLDLADVPGENITDVWAHGNYAYLGTFDDGSCSLDYTGVHIIDIADPADPEKVGFIPSPPGTRANDVKVTHLDTPAFSGDVLVYSNESCGSAFNPRTQSNGVAAVPGQDGVGIYDVTDPTNPRSLKRSFGDYPVHNTYSWQDGDNAYMIVVDDVNTQDVHIVDMTKPQSPQEIAVTGQLDWPAGIDNIGDGEVFLHDVWVQQNNGRTIAYLSYWDAGLVLLDVTNPAEPVFLGDSDYASPDPLSGEEPEGNGHVAVPNADGSRVLLGDEDFAAGSLNSFTFDGADSPAAEAGFTPPTYTLPGASFQGPVHWTGGEGCTEGEFDRPAVAGEVALIQRGSCFFSTKAANAQALGYAGFIVANNAGDGLITMSSGTNDVITIPGYFVGQSTGEAMKAAEGGTMHAEGIFDGYGYLRLLDVTDPGNIVELDQFATENVFANPPVPGDRTMHNVVVDEGTRAYISWYTEGMRVIDFSGDSLTEVAHFVDTAQGSNFWGVYLHDHPNGQRYILGSDRKTGLWIFADPA, encoded by the coding sequence ATGACCTCGCACAGACCATTTCCGCGACACAGGACACGGCGTGCCCTACTGCTGGCCGCCGCGCTGCTACCGGGTCTCGCACTCACCGGGATCGGCACGGCATCGGCGACGCACGGTGGCAGCGACTCGCGGCAGCTCGACGTGGTCGGCCATCTCGACCTGGCGGACGTGCCGGGAGAGAACATCACCGATGTCTGGGCCCACGGCAACTACGCCTACCTGGGCACCTTCGACGACGGCTCCTGTTCGCTGGACTACACCGGCGTACACATCATCGACATCGCCGATCCCGCCGATCCCGAAAAGGTCGGCTTCATCCCGTCACCACCGGGGACGCGCGCCAACGACGTCAAGGTGACGCATCTGGACACCCCTGCCTTCTCCGGTGACGTGCTGGTGTATTCGAACGAGTCCTGCGGCTCCGCGTTCAACCCGCGCACCCAGTCCAACGGGGTCGCAGCGGTGCCCGGCCAGGACGGTGTCGGCATCTACGACGTCACCGACCCGACGAACCCGCGATCACTCAAGCGGTCCTTCGGCGACTACCCGGTGCACAACACCTACTCGTGGCAGGACGGCGACAACGCATACATGATCGTCGTCGACGACGTGAACACCCAGGACGTCCACATCGTCGACATGACCAAGCCGCAGAGCCCGCAGGAGATCGCGGTGACCGGTCAGCTCGACTGGCCTGCCGGAATCGACAACATCGGTGACGGCGAGGTGTTCCTGCACGACGTGTGGGTGCAGCAGAACAACGGCAGGACGATCGCGTACCTGTCGTACTGGGATGCCGGGCTCGTCCTCCTCGACGTGACGAACCCCGCCGAACCTGTCTTCCTCGGCGACAGCGACTACGCGTCCCCCGACCCACTCTCCGGTGAGGAACCAGAGGGCAACGGGCATGTCGCCGTGCCGAACGCCGACGGAAGCAGGGTGCTCCTCGGCGACGAGGACTTCGCGGCCGGTTCGCTGAACTCGTTCACCTTCGACGGCGCGGACAGCCCGGCGGCCGAAGCCGGCTTCACCCCGCCGACCTACACGTTGCCCGGCGCGAGCTTCCAGGGGCCGGTGCATTGGACCGGCGGTGAAGGTTGCACCGAGGGCGAGTTCGACCGGCCTGCCGTCGCGGGAGAGGTGGCGCTGATCCAGCGGGGCAGCTGCTTCTTCTCCACGAAGGCTGCCAATGCTCAGGCGCTCGGGTACGCGGGTTTCATCGTGGCGAACAACGCGGGCGACGGCCTGATCACGATGTCGTCCGGCACCAACGACGTCATCACGATCCCCGGCTACTTCGTGGGTCAGTCCACCGGTGAGGCGATGAAGGCCGCCGAGGGCGGCACGATGCACGCCGAGGGCATCTTCGACGGCTACGGCTACCTGCGGTTGCTGGACGTCACCGATCCGGGCAACATCGTCGAACTCGACCAGTTCGCGACGGAGAACGTCTTCGCGAACCCGCCGGTGCCGGGTGATCGCACCATGCACAACGTGGTCGTCGACGAAGGCACCCGGGCCTACATCTCGTGGTACACCGAAGGAATGCGTGTCATCGACTTCTCCGGCGACTCGCTGACCGAGGTGGCACACTTCGTCGACACCGCCCAGGGTTCCAACTTCTGGGGCGTCTACCTGCACGACCACCCGAACGGCCAGCGCTACATCCTCGGCTCCGACCGCAAGACCGGGCTGTGGATCTTCGCTGATCCCGCCTGA
- a CDS encoding ArsR/SmtB family transcription factor, protein MRQTNRAELTELHARICKALADPTRLLIINELRDGRRSVGEIADKLQISQPNASRHLALLRDRGIVTTQRAGSTIFYTLTSKKVVQAVDLLREFMAEDLGVRGGVNLAG, encoded by the coding sequence GTGAGACAAACGAACCGGGCTGAGCTCACCGAGTTGCATGCCCGCATCTGCAAGGCGCTCGCCGACCCGACGCGACTGCTGATCATCAACGAGCTTCGGGACGGCAGGCGCTCGGTCGGCGAGATCGCGGACAAGCTGCAGATCTCCCAGCCCAACGCCAGCAGGCACCTGGCGCTGCTGCGCGACCGGGGAATCGTGACGACCCAACGTGCAGGTAGCACCATTTTCTACACCCTGACCAGTAAGAAGGTCGTGCAGGCTGTCGACCTGTTGCGCGAGTTCATGGCCGAGGATCTCGGTGTGCGCGGCGGTGTGAACCTGGCAGGATGA
- a CDS encoding ArsR/SmtB family transcription factor translates to MHVEAQEMHELYARVCKAIAEPMRLSIIEELRDGDRTVGELVEALGTSQPNASQHLRMLSDRGILTARRDGNNVYYALTSHKIVQAVDLLCEFMREQGAQGRPED, encoded by the coding sequence ATGCACGTCGAAGCGCAGGAGATGCACGAGCTCTACGCGCGAGTGTGCAAGGCCATCGCGGAGCCGATGCGGCTGTCCATCATCGAGGAACTGCGAGACGGCGACCGCACTGTCGGCGAACTCGTCGAAGCGCTGGGGACCTCGCAACCGAACGCCAGCCAGCACCTGCGGATGCTCAGCGATCGGGGCATCCTCACGGCCCGTCGCGACGGCAACAACGTCTACTACGCGCTGACCAGCCACAAGATCGTGCAGGCTGTCGATCTGCTCTGCGAGTTCATGCGCGAGCAGGGTGCCCAGGGCCGACCCGAGGACTGA
- a CDS encoding sulfurtransferase TusA family protein: MAESLPTADQVLDCTGMQCPLPVIKTAQAIKSISAGEVLELLATDPGVDPDMRAWTGRTGNDLLDVRKDGDVFHVLIRRVK; encoded by the coding sequence GTGGCCGAGTCCCTGCCGACCGCTGATCAAGTGCTCGACTGCACGGGTATGCAGTGCCCGCTTCCTGTGATCAAGACGGCTCAGGCGATCAAAAGCATCTCCGCCGGTGAGGTTCTTGAACTGCTCGCCACCGACCCAGGGGTCGATCCCGACATGCGTGCCTGGACCGGCCGTACCGGCAACGACCTGCTGGATGTCCGCAAGGACGGGGATGTCTTCCATGTCCTCATCCGCAGGGTGAAGTGA
- a CDS encoding DsrE/DsrF/DrsH-like family protein: MWSEEFDSKILYVQTHGVDDPGRSATPFFLAASAAAMDSEVMIYFTMYGPTLLQREVIDKIGPKGDRGQPLRHFIDQATTLGVRLLVCQPSLDLNDLDLDSLIDGVEMIGGAAFNDLAINADAVISF, from the coding sequence ATGTGGTCGGAGGAGTTCGACAGCAAAATCCTTTATGTACAGACGCACGGCGTTGATGACCCGGGACGATCGGCTACACCGTTCTTCCTCGCGGCATCCGCCGCCGCGATGGACAGCGAAGTGATGATCTACTTCACGATGTACGGCCCGACGCTGTTGCAGCGTGAGGTGATCGACAAGATCGGTCCCAAGGGCGACCGGGGGCAGCCGCTGCGCCACTTCATCGACCAGGCCACCACGCTGGGGGTCCGGCTGCTGGTCTGCCAGCCGTCGCTCGATCTCAACGATCTGGACCTCGACAGCCTGATCGACGGCGTCGAGATGATCGGCGGTGCGGCCTTCAACGACCTGGCTATCAATGCCGACGCCGTCATCAGCTTCTAG
- a CDS encoding 4Fe-4S dicluster domain-containing protein, with product MTEALSYYKSPTVAGYPDVSYEEKSRLFDEVKSDIRFSDYLYGCYECGICVAACPSARFYDFSPRRIAQAAAREDVELIYQQMQEDIWECSQCFSCLRCPRGNNPGGIITIMREVAINNGLASAKEALEGYSRIIYKIMSTGTQVSPDMLQPDAFPDWGPETGDVSNNLDLWRRALPSETLHTTSTGWDVSDKTLVELYLIWLHTGALDMIADVDTSLHSILQDVMEERLEEEGIEL from the coding sequence GTGACCGAAGCGCTGAGCTACTACAAATCTCCCACCGTCGCGGGCTACCCGGACGTGTCGTACGAGGAGAAGTCGCGGTTGTTCGACGAGGTGAAGAGCGACATCCGCTTCTCGGACTACCTCTACGGCTGCTACGAGTGCGGCATCTGCGTGGCCGCCTGCCCCTCGGCCAGGTTCTACGACTTCAGCCCACGGCGCATCGCGCAGGCCGCCGCCCGCGAGGACGTCGAACTGATCTACCAGCAGATGCAGGAGGACATCTGGGAGTGCTCGCAGTGCTTCTCCTGCCTGCGCTGCCCTCGCGGGAACAACCCCGGCGGGATCATCACGATCATGCGCGAGGTCGCGATCAACAACGGGCTCGCCTCCGCGAAGGAAGCGCTCGAAGGATACTCGCGAATCATCTACAAGATCATGTCCACGGGTACGCAGGTGTCGCCTGACATGCTCCAGCCCGACGCGTTCCCCGACTGGGGCCCCGAGACCGGCGACGTTTCGAACAACCTGGACCTGTGGCGCCGCGCGCTGCCCTCGGAGACGCTGCACACGACGAGCACAGGTTGGGACGTCTCGGACAAGACGCTGGTCGAGCTCTACCTGATCTGGCTGCACACCGGGGCGCTGGACATGATCGCCGACGTGGACACGAGCCTGCATTCGATCCTGCAAGACGTGATGGAGGAGCGCCTCGAAGAGGAAGGTATCGAGCTATGA
- a CDS encoding heterodisulfide reductase-related iron-sulfur binding cluster, translating into MTTIPVEALLRKKERFERGEDHRALEDPRAELLRLEEQGELVVQKIQGDVVTVPTKFGREKRIQKGHLWHHKSCGQCGHIPGYSTSIFWVMRKLGYDYHDPRDQTSCTAWNYYASATSNVAAQAAVAVRNFAAARETGYFPLVHCGTSYGHYKEVREELLSHPELRTEVRQIMGKLGKDLVFPEELVHYSEWFYAMRDEIAALQTRDLSGVRVTVHPACHYYKLVEGDAIYDPDVYGGQRTAVVTGLAQRLGADVREYSTWFDCCGFGFRHILVQRDFTRSFATMRKIEVMKEEADPDVVLTHDTGCVTTLDKSQFAAKAHDRNVGVAVMSEAQFAALAMGAHPYKVCQLHWHSADYRPLLEKMGIDWEQAWAQFQEGLKKLEKGEQRYLDWDDVD; encoded by the coding sequence ATGACCACGATTCCGGTCGAAGCGCTGTTGCGCAAGAAGGAGCGTTTCGAGCGCGGCGAGGACCACCGAGCGCTGGAAGACCCGAGGGCGGAGCTGCTGCGGCTGGAGGAGCAGGGCGAGCTCGTAGTGCAGAAGATCCAGGGTGATGTCGTCACGGTGCCCACCAAGTTCGGCAGGGAGAAGCGGATCCAGAAAGGACACCTGTGGCACCACAAATCCTGTGGCCAGTGCGGGCACATCCCCGGCTACTCCACTTCGATCTTCTGGGTGATGCGCAAGCTCGGGTACGACTACCACGACCCACGTGACCAGACCTCGTGCACCGCGTGGAACTACTACGCCAGCGCCACGTCCAACGTGGCAGCGCAGGCGGCCGTCGCGGTGCGTAACTTCGCGGCGGCACGGGAGACCGGCTATTTCCCGCTGGTTCACTGCGGAACCTCCTACGGGCACTACAAGGAGGTGCGCGAGGAGTTGCTGTCGCATCCGGAGTTGCGCACCGAGGTGCGGCAGATCATGGGCAAGCTCGGCAAGGACCTCGTGTTCCCCGAGGAGCTTGTCCACTACTCGGAGTGGTTCTACGCGATGCGTGATGAGATCGCCGCGTTGCAGACGAGAGATCTCTCCGGCGTTCGCGTTACGGTGCACCCTGCCTGCCACTACTACAAGCTCGTCGAGGGCGACGCGATCTACGACCCCGACGTCTACGGCGGTCAACGCACGGCAGTCGTGACCGGTCTGGCGCAGCGGCTCGGTGCCGACGTCCGCGAGTACTCCACGTGGTTCGACTGCTGCGGTTTCGGTTTCCGCCACATCCTGGTGCAGCGTGACTTCACCCGATCGTTCGCGACCATGCGCAAGATCGAGGTCATGAAGGAGGAAGCCGACCCCGACGTCGTGCTCACTCACGACACCGGCTGTGTGACCACGTTGGACAAGAGCCAGTTCGCGGCCAAGGCGCACGATCGCAACGTCGGGGTCGCCGTGATGAGCGAGGCGCAGTTCGCGGCACTCGCGATGGGCGCGCATCCGTACAAGGTGTGCCAGCTGCACTGGCATTCCGCGGACTACCGGCCGCTGCTGGAGAAGATGGGCATCGACTGGGAGCAGGCCTGGGCGCAGTTCCAGGAAGGGCTCAAGAAACTGGAAAAGGGCGAGCAACGCTACCTCGACTGGGACGACGTCGACTGA
- a CDS encoding FAD-dependent oxidoreductase, which translates to MASDTVAVIGGGPGGLRAAHGIAEVGTRVVLIEQRDFLGGTPIAENYAGLTPHGEAAEPQMRRMAELVTSHPLAEVRLSTRVTGVEGEPGAFTLVVDGPEGAQRVDCGAVVVATGFQHFDPGRETQMYGYYEFPDVIALQDLEAMLKEHRVVRPSNGKPPQRLCFIQCVGSRDRQIGNEYCSKVCCGVASKEAIEVRELLPDCKVYIFYIDMRMYGYWESQIYWPAQEKHHVQYVKGIVTEVLPKGDQLIVRGEDTTMGRPMEIPMDVVVLSVGMEPSAGTREMAGLLGVGQNRYGFIDSPGAPLDPVSTDREGIFACGAALGPADLEDTVSSASNAAIRAVSFVRSRAAAPAS; encoded by the coding sequence ATGGCATCGGACACGGTGGCCGTCATCGGCGGCGGTCCCGGCGGCCTGCGCGCCGCACACGGCATTGCCGAGGTGGGCACGAGAGTCGTCCTCATCGAGCAACGTGATTTTCTCGGCGGCACCCCGATCGCGGAGAACTACGCGGGCCTCACCCCGCACGGCGAGGCGGCCGAGCCGCAGATGCGACGCATGGCAGAACTGGTCACCTCGCACCCCCTCGCCGAGGTACGACTCAGCACACGTGTGACCGGCGTCGAAGGCGAGCCGGGCGCGTTCACGTTGGTTGTGGACGGCCCGGAAGGGGCCCAGCGAGTCGACTGCGGCGCAGTCGTGGTCGCGACGGGTTTCCAGCACTTCGATCCCGGGCGGGAAACCCAGATGTACGGCTACTACGAGTTTCCCGACGTGATCGCGTTGCAGGACCTCGAGGCGATGCTCAAGGAGCATCGGGTCGTGCGGCCGTCGAACGGGAAGCCGCCGCAGCGGCTGTGCTTCATCCAGTGTGTCGGCAGCAGGGACCGCCAGATCGGCAACGAGTACTGCTCCAAGGTCTGCTGTGGAGTCGCCTCGAAGGAGGCGATCGAGGTGCGAGAACTCCTGCCCGACTGCAAGGTCTACATCTTCTACATCGACATGCGGATGTACGGGTACTGGGAGAGTCAGATCTACTGGCCGGCACAGGAGAAGCACCACGTCCAGTACGTCAAGGGCATCGTCACCGAGGTGCTGCCCAAGGGCGACCAGCTGATCGTACGTGGCGAGGACACCACGATGGGCCGTCCGATGGAGATCCCGATGGACGTGGTTGTCCTCTCGGTGGGCATGGAACCCTCGGCGGGCACGCGAGAGATGGCCGGACTGCTCGGGGTCGGGCAGAACAGGTACGGGTTCATCGACTCGCCCGGCGCACCACTGGATCCGGTGTCGACAGACCGCGAGGGGATCTTCGCCTGTGGCGCCGCGCTCGGTCCTGCCGACCTGGAGGACACCGTCTCCTCGGCCTCCAACGCGGCGATACGGGCCGTGTCCTTCGTCCGCTCGCGCGCCGCCGCGCCCGCGAGCTGA
- a CDS encoding (Fe-S)-binding protein encodes MPISGRKVPPHAIEKEQATVASSISGREVELPAMWNRMFEPRVLTEHGPDGFAKLAELPGAESLEWCYGCGKCIPVCPVDVVGEYGPRKLHRKVQTGFDLLSDPDLWLCTSCGNCLRVCPKEVDMIQIVPAAREAALTEGNVPGELQDVFEKTFRYGNALGENPRRRAQWTRDAGVGVRILPKEPGPVDVLFYVEDYWSYHPRGQEAARAFARVAHALDIDWAILGHEEKTLGDSQRLAGEKGLFDALVEDVTATLAKYEFNRIVTPDPHGFNALVKEYPKRGHEFDALHYTQLLAPLVDRISWAKELPYTVTFHDPCYLGRHNGEYDAPRTLINAIPGIELREMGRCRQNGYCCGGGGGGMWLDGFTRDYTSERLSERRVREAAETGADMLVVCCPYEVSRFEDAAKSTGNAQLKVRDIIELIDEAMGHGG; translated from the coding sequence ATGCCCATTTCCGGGCGCAAGGTTCCGCCCCACGCAATCGAGAAGGAACAAGCCACCGTCGCCTCGTCGATCTCCGGCAGGGAGGTCGAGCTGCCCGCGATGTGGAACCGCATGTTCGAACCCCGCGTGCTCACCGAGCACGGGCCGGACGGTTTCGCCAAGCTCGCCGAACTACCCGGCGCGGAGTCGCTGGAATGGTGCTACGGCTGCGGCAAGTGCATTCCGGTCTGCCCCGTCGACGTGGTCGGCGAGTACGGGCCCCGCAAGCTGCACCGAAAGGTGCAGACCGGATTCGACCTGCTCTCCGATCCCGACCTGTGGCTGTGCACCAGCTGCGGCAACTGCCTTCGGGTCTGCCCGAAGGAGGTCGACATGATCCAGATCGTGCCTGCCGCCAGGGAGGCCGCACTCACCGAAGGCAACGTTCCCGGCGAACTGCAGGACGTGTTCGAGAAGACGTTCCGCTACGGCAACGCGCTGGGCGAGAACCCCCGGCGGCGGGCACAGTGGACGCGCGACGCGGGCGTAGGGGTCCGGATCCTGCCGAAGGAACCCGGGCCGGTGGACGTGTTGTTCTATGTGGAGGACTACTGGAGCTACCACCCGCGCGGTCAGGAGGCCGCACGTGCCTTCGCGCGGGTCGCGCACGCGCTGGACATCGACTGGGCGATTCTCGGGCACGAGGAGAAGACCCTCGGCGACTCGCAGCGCCTGGCGGGGGAGAAGGGCCTGTTCGACGCACTGGTCGAGGACGTGACGGCAACGCTGGCGAAGTACGAGTTCAACCGGATCGTCACCCCCGACCCGCACGGCTTCAACGCGCTGGTCAAGGAGTATCCCAAGCGTGGCCACGAGTTCGACGCGCTGCACTACACGCAGCTGCTCGCGCCGCTGGTCGACCGGATCAGTTGGGCGAAAGAGTTGCCGTACACGGTGACCTTCCACGATCCGTGCTACCTGGGCAGGCACAACGGTGAGTACGACGCTCCCCGCACCCTCATCAACGCGATCCCCGGTATCGAGCTGCGGGAGATGGGCCGGTGCAGGCAGAACGGGTACTGCTGCGGCGGTGGCGGCGGCGGGATGTGGCTGGACGGCTTCACCCGCGACTACACCAGTGAGCGACTGTCGGAACGGCGTGTGCGGGAGGCCGCCGAGACCGGCGCCGACATGCTCGTGGTGTGCTGCCCCTACGAGGTCTCTCGGTTCGAGGACGCGGCCAAGTCCACCGGAAACGCTCAGCTGAAGGTCCGCGACATCATCGAGCTCATCGACGAGGCGATGGGGCATGGGGGGTAG
- a CDS encoding lipoate--protein ligase family protein — protein sequence MGGSGLRVIDFGRASALRSQTLWHAVAYGVSEGAPPTLSFVRPAEPYVCLGYHRRLDEVDEKYCAAQGLPVLRRMVGGGPVYLDSDQLFFQICLPQDSVSPARSAAIRDLLTPAVAAYRAAGVVAAELDANLEISLGDRKICGHGAGQIEDAVVVCGNLIERFDHERATSVLRMPDGVDRAEVLRLMRRYVAATPADPAAFKQAAARAYARALGLRAEPGDLTSGERAALAELDARFSSEEWTAGPGSRAARPPDGIKIRAGVWVGTTKQKGQS from the coding sequence ATGGGGGGTAGCGGGCTGCGGGTGATCGACTTCGGCCGAGCCTCCGCGCTGCGTTCACAGACGCTCTGGCACGCGGTCGCTTACGGCGTGTCGGAGGGCGCCCCGCCGACGCTTTCCTTCGTCCGCCCCGCCGAGCCCTACGTGTGCCTTGGCTACCACCGGCGGCTGGACGAGGTGGACGAGAAGTACTGCGCGGCACAGGGACTGCCGGTGTTGCGCCGGATGGTCGGCGGTGGGCCGGTCTATCTCGATTCCGACCAGCTGTTCTTCCAGATCTGCCTGCCACAGGACAGTGTCTCGCCCGCGCGCTCCGCCGCGATCCGCGATCTGCTCACGCCCGCCGTCGCCGCGTACCGGGCCGCCGGTGTTGTGGCGGCGGAGCTGGACGCAAATCTCGAGATCAGTCTCGGGGACCGCAAGATCTGCGGGCACGGCGCGGGCCAGATCGAGGACGCCGTCGTGGTGTGCGGGAACCTCATCGAGCGGTTCGACCACGAGCGAGCCACCTCGGTGTTGCGGATGCCGGACGGTGTCGACCGCGCCGAGGTGCTACGCCTGATGCGCCGCTACGTCGCGGCGACGCCCGCGGACCCGGCGGCCTTCAAGCAGGCGGCGGCGCGCGCCTACGCCCGCGCACTCGGGCTCCGGGCCGAGCCCGGCGACCTCACCAGCGGTGAACGCGCGGCGCTTGCCGAGCTGGATGCCCGGTTCAGCAGCGAGGAGTGGACGGCCGGGCCGGGCTCGCGGGCGGCGAGACCCCCGGACGGAATCAAGATCAGGGCCGGTGTCTGGGTCGGCACGACGAAACAGAAGGGCCAGTCATGA
- a CDS encoding glycine cleavage system protein H yields MTNTHIAGGGALVEIRGYPVALDRMYDPETHVWAKPIAPGRLRLGLDPLGVETSGTLAQLSLAEPGERLVRGKAFGQLEAAKFVGPLLSPLSGTALTVNEAVLADPGLVESDPFGAGWLLELAHDEAAEFSALLSQPEEIRDWFARKVDDFRLRGVIAE; encoded by the coding sequence ATGACGAACACCCACATCGCCGGCGGTGGTGCGCTGGTCGAGATCCGTGGCTACCCGGTGGCCTTGGATCGGATGTACGACCCCGAGACGCACGTCTGGGCGAAGCCGATCGCACCGGGCAGGCTGCGTCTGGGGCTGGACCCGCTCGGGGTGGAGACGAGCGGGACACTCGCGCAGCTGTCGCTGGCCGAACCCGGCGAGCGGCTGGTACGCGGCAAGGCGTTCGGGCAACTGGAGGCGGCGAAGTTCGTCGGACCGCTTCTCAGCCCGCTGTCCGGCACCGCGCTGACGGTCAACGAGGCCGTGCTCGCCGACCCGGGGTTGGTGGAGTCCGATCCGTTCGGGGCGGGCTGGCTGCTGGAGCTGGCCCATGACGAGGCCGCCGAGTTCTCGGCACTGCTGTCGCAGCCAGAGGAGATCAGGGACTGGTTCGCGCGCAAGGTCGACGACTTCCGGCTGCGGGGCGTGATCGCCGAATGA
- a CDS encoding radical SAM protein, with product MSTETASAFAVRQAHFPDVIDFFAPGLKRWQTQEWQPSNPRRFLPVSVTGSACALSCDHCQTKVLEGMVSVKAEEDLFALARRLRAQGSEGLLVSGGSTRSGGVPLLPHLRHIPRIREELGMKVIVHSGVVSPELAAGLADAGVDGVMLDIIGADETIRDVYHLDLTVADFDRALGLLAERELRIIPHIVLGLHYGRFLGEYRALDIITRHPVSTIILVVLVPLVGTPMAHLPPPPVADVTEFFRATRLAAPATTVNLGCARPLGPAKTELDQAAIDLGLNGIAYPADGAIAYAKSRGLEPRLFEYCCSLTWTGDSEVAYRTVEVAS from the coding sequence ATGAGCACCGAAACGGCGAGCGCCTTCGCGGTACGCCAGGCCCACTTTCCCGACGTGATCGACTTCTTCGCACCCGGGTTGAAACGCTGGCAGACCCAGGAATGGCAGCCGAGCAACCCGCGCCGGTTCCTTCCGGTCTCGGTCACCGGCTCGGCCTGCGCGCTCAGCTGCGACCACTGCCAGACCAAGGTGCTCGAGGGCATGGTGTCGGTGAAGGCGGAGGAGGACCTCTTCGCGCTGGCGCGGCGGTTGCGGGCGCAGGGCAGCGAGGGACTCCTGGTCTCCGGCGGCTCGACACGCTCCGGCGGGGTGCCGCTGCTGCCGCACCTGCGGCACATCCCGCGCATCCGCGAGGAACTCGGGATGAAAGTGATCGTCCACTCCGGAGTGGTGTCACCGGAGCTGGCCGCGGGACTGGCCGACGCGGGCGTCGACGGGGTGATGCTCGACATCATCGGCGCGGACGAGACGATCCGCGACGTCTACCACCTGGACCTCACCGTCGCCGACTTCGACCGGGCGCTGGGGCTGCTGGCCGAGCGGGAACTGCGCATCATCCCGCACATCGTGCTCGGCCTGCACTACGGCCGGTTTCTCGGCGAGTACCGGGCACTGGACATCATCACCCGGCATCCGGTGTCCACCATCATCCTGGTCGTCCTGGTGCCCCTGGTGGGCACCCCGATGGCGCACCTGCCACCGCCACCCGTCGCCGACGTCACCGAGTTCTTCCGGGCCACCCGGCTGGCCGCGCCCGCGACCACGGTGAACCTGGGTTGCGCGCGGCCGCTGGGCCCCGCCAAGACCGAACTCGACCAGGCGGCCATCGACCTCGGCCTCAACGGCATCGCCTATCCCGCTGACGGGGCGATCGCATACGCCAAGTCGCGGGGACTGGAACCCAGGCTGTTCGAGTACTGCTGCTCGCTGACGTGGACCGGCGACTCCGAAGTCGCCTACCGCACGGTGGAGGTGGCCTCGTGA